A region of Macrobrachium nipponense isolate FS-2020 chromosome 7, ASM1510439v2, whole genome shotgun sequence DNA encodes the following proteins:
- the LOC135217256 gene encoding tigger transposable element-derived protein 1-like, producing MSNKKAWIKLKPHSRLVRELRYPEVKLYLAENGLPFKVLLLMDCAGGHATDLHYDGIQVEFLPPNTTSLIQPMDQGVIRAFKALYTRSTMEGLISSIDEGDDDFSLKKYWREYNIATCLANIQNALKEMKQQTLNASWRKLWPDVVHDYEGFTPDEVVHSAVDKAVRLARLVANEGFSDMTAEDVDSLIDCHSEPLTYEDLVEMTRSASEEEEEAADDDEPEQRGLTLENLQELCNMARAMQQRAQEIDDNMVRAIKFSNRIDGGYGVVQGHFFLLR from the coding sequence atgagtaataagaaggcatggataaAACTAAAGCCCCACTCTCGACTGGTTCGTGAACTGCGTTATCCCGAGGTGAAGTTATACCTCGCGGAAAATGGGCTGCCCTTTAAGGTCCTCCTCTTGATGGACTGTGCAGGAGGACATGCAACGGACCTGCATTACGATGGGATTCAAGTGGAGTTCCTGCCGCCCAACACCACTTCCCTCATCCAACCAATGGATCAGGGGGTCATTCGGGCCTTCAAGGCCCTCTACACGAGGTCCACGATGGAGGGCCTCATCTCCTCCATCGACGAAGGCGACGATGACTTCAGCCTCAAGAAATATTGGCGGGAGTACAACATTGCGACGTGCCTGGCCAACATTCAGAACGCTCTTAAGGAGATGAAACAGCAAACACTGAATGCAAGttggagaaaattgtggccagACGTCGTTCATGACTATGAGGGATTTACGCCAGACGAAGTTGTTCACTCCGCCGTAGATAAGGCTGTGAGGCTGGCGCGGTTGGTAGCCAACGAAGGTTTCTCCGACATGACGGCAGAAGACGTCGACTCACTGATCGACTGCCACTCAGAGCCCCTAACCTACGAGGACCTCGTCGAAATGACAAGATCGGcgagtgaggaagaagaagaggcagccGACGATGACGAACCTGAGCAACGTGGCCTTACATTGGAAAATCTGCAAGAGCTCTGCAACATGGCACGGGCTATGCAACAAAGGGCGCAAGAAATCGATGACAACATGGTCAGAGCCATCAAATTCAGTAACCGTATTGACGGTGGTTATGGCGTTGTACAAGGGCATTTTTTTTTGCTCAGATGA